CCAGCGAGTGTTGCCGGATGGTTGCGAGCGGCCAGCACGGCGGAGCGTGCTGGGTACTTTGGTGGTGCTGGTTTTCGATAGTACCCGTCACAGTCCCTGTGACGCCAGCGAGTGTTGCGGGCTGGTACTTTGAAATGGCCCGCTGTTTATCCTTCGCCGGCACACTGAAACGTGCCGGCGACTTGGCTTAACAAAGACTCGCTGGCGACTAGGCGCTTAGCAATTCATCCATGGTTGCGACGAGGCCTTTCACCGCGTCGACGCTCTTTTGGAAGTCGGCGGTTTCGGCTTCGGTCAGGTTCAGCTCGATGACTTTCTCAACACCGCCGTTGCCCATGATGACGGGAACGCCAACATAGTATCCGCCAACACCGTACTCTTCGTCGCACAATGCCGCGACAGGGATACAGCGTTTCTTGTCTTTGACGACGGCTTCAACCATTTGTGCACAAGCCGCTGCGGGAGCGTAGTAGGCACTGCCGGTTTTCAGCAGCGAAACGATTTCGGCACCACCCTTACGTGTACGTTCAACGATTTCATCAAGACGCGCGGTGTCGATCAGTTGCGTAACGGGGATACCGCCAACGCTGGTGCAGCTTGGGATCGGTACCATGGTGTCACCGTGGCCGCCCATTAACAACGCGCTGATGTCTTCGACGCTAACGCCCAATTCCATTGCAAGGAATGTGCGGTATCGCGCGGTGTCTAGAACGCCTGCTTGGCCACAAACTTT
The Stieleria sp. JC731 genome window above contains:
- the mdh gene encoding malate dehydrogenase, with product MRRAKISIIGAGNVGATCAHWCASAELGDIVLLDIPATEDMPAGKALDLMQSSPIMGFDSNVIGTTSYDDTADSDVIVVTAGIPRKPGMSRDDLLATNAKIVTSVGEQIKKSSPNAVVIVVSNPLDAMVQQMWKVTGFDKAKVCGQAGVLDTARYRTFLAMELGVSVEDISALLMGGHGDTMVPIPSCTSVGGIPVTQLIDTARLDEIVERTRKGGAEIVSLLKTGSAYYAPAAACAQMVEAVVKDKKRCIPVAALCDEEYGVGGYYVGVPVIMGNGGVEKVIELNLTEAETADFQKSVDAVKGLVATMDELLSA